The following coding sequences are from one Leptolyngbya sp. NIES-3755 window:
- a CDS encoding sodium/hydrogen exchanger (similar to AA sequence:cyanobase_aa:LBDG_32720), which yields MQEDFRLIVDLVSVLAAAAAGGLLAALLKQPVLLGYLAAGVIVGPTGLGLIKELVQVETLAQFGVAFLLFALGVEFSFSELKKVKAISLGGGGLQIALTILVTTLVAIGMGWVDSPTQGVFLGAILSLSSTAVVLKCLMERNETGTPHGQVMLGILVVQDLALGLMLAVLPALDKPIEEVGLAIGWALIQTGLFALGAVAAGIWVIPRLLRLLAKTESRELFLLGVVALCLGIALLTEHLGLSIEMGAFVAGLMISEAEYADQTLTYVEPLRDIFASLFFASIGMLIDPLFLWNNLELILGLVTLVFIGKFLIITPLVRIFRYPLKTALIAGLGLAQIGEFSFVLASEGQSLGLVSRRVYLLILGTTAVTLVLTPFVLRLVPKLFAWGESIPWLAKYLEQSDEPLAVSEDLPIQDHVIVCGYGRIGRNIVKLLRDRNYPVLVIDQSETQIQKVREAGIPYIYGNAASSYVLEKAGVAQAQGMAIALPDAMSTRLCVKRSLEIAPDLDLVVRANKDKDIEVLYQLGAREVVQPEFETSLELSAHLMAGMGLPTPAVQREVQLIRNSHYLEMRPDQPSEQISRDLKAAANEMNSRWYALPEESPLLGMSIEETDIRRLTGVTVMAIRRAGGTEIDYPDMQTTLEQGDRLLIVGETDEVAAFNQLAKGEAAVPSTKSCCQWLQVPSASSLVGKTLSELDLQQRYKISIQTIRRDSKLIRFPEDDLEIQAGDRLLLCGGFHALILAQASIMPSEALISISGSVSDSEMG from the coding sequence GTGCAAGAAGACTTTAGATTAATTGTTGATCTGGTTTCAGTGTTGGCGGCGGCGGCGGCGGGTGGATTGCTGGCAGCCCTGTTGAAGCAGCCTGTGTTGTTGGGCTATCTGGCGGCAGGCGTGATCGTCGGTCCGACAGGATTGGGGTTAATTAAGGAGTTAGTTCAAGTCGAAACGCTGGCGCAGTTTGGGGTGGCGTTTCTGCTGTTTGCCCTTGGGGTGGAATTCTCATTTTCGGAACTAAAGAAGGTCAAGGCGATTAGTCTCGGTGGCGGTGGTTTGCAGATTGCCCTGACGATTCTGGTAACGACTTTAGTGGCGATCGGAATGGGTTGGGTGGATTCTCCGACTCAAGGCGTGTTCTTGGGGGCGATTTTGTCGCTGTCTTCGACTGCCGTGGTGCTGAAGTGCCTGATGGAGCGCAACGAAACTGGAACTCCCCACGGGCAGGTGATGTTAGGAATTCTGGTGGTTCAGGATTTGGCTTTGGGTTTGATGTTGGCGGTGTTGCCTGCGTTGGATAAGCCGATCGAAGAAGTGGGATTGGCGATCGGGTGGGCGTTGATTCAAACCGGATTGTTCGCACTGGGAGCCGTAGCTGCTGGAATTTGGGTGATCCCAAGGCTTTTGAGATTGTTGGCAAAAACGGAGAGTCGTGAATTGTTTTTGCTCGGTGTCGTGGCGTTGTGTTTGGGGATTGCGCTACTGACTGAGCATTTAGGATTGTCGATCGAGATGGGCGCGTTCGTGGCAGGTCTGATGATCTCTGAAGCTGAATATGCGGATCAGACCTTGACTTATGTAGAACCGCTGCGAGATATTTTCGCCTCGTTGTTCTTTGCATCGATCGGAATGTTGATCGATCCCCTGTTTCTCTGGAACAATCTCGAACTGATTCTAGGTTTAGTCACTCTAGTATTTATTGGTAAGTTCTTAATTATTACGCCGCTCGTTCGGATCTTTCGATATCCCTTGAAAACAGCGCTTATTGCAGGTTTAGGACTGGCTCAAATCGGAGAATTTTCGTTTGTACTAGCAAGTGAAGGACAGTCTTTAGGACTTGTTTCTCGTCGAGTTTATCTCCTAATCTTGGGAACAACGGCTGTCACTTTGGTACTTACTCCGTTTGTGCTGCGATTGGTTCCAAAACTGTTTGCTTGGGGCGAATCGATTCCGTGGTTGGCGAAGTATTTAGAGCAATCGGATGAACCGTTGGCAGTTTCAGAAGATTTGCCAATTCAGGATCATGTGATTGTTTGTGGATATGGACGAATTGGGCGGAACATCGTGAAACTTTTGCGCGATCGCAATTATCCCGTTCTTGTGATTGACCAATCTGAAACGCAGATTCAAAAAGTTCGAGAAGCCGGAATTCCTTATATCTACGGCAATGCAGCGAGTTCGTATGTGCTGGAAAAAGCGGGAGTCGCACAGGCGCAAGGAATGGCGATCGCGCTCCCAGATGCAATGAGTACAAGGCTCTGTGTAAAGCGATCGCTCGAAATTGCTCCAGATTTGGATCTAGTTGTGAGAGCGAACAAAGATAAAGACATCGAAGTGCTGTATCAATTGGGTGCGCGTGAAGTTGTACAACCCGAATTCGAGACGAGCTTAGAACTCTCTGCACATTTGATGGCAGGCATGGGTTTACCAACTCCAGCCGTTCAGCGAGAAGTGCAGTTAATTCGCAATTCGCACTATTTGGAAATGCGACCGGATCAACCTTCTGAGCAGATTTCGCGAGATTTGAAAGCAGCAGCAAATGAGATGAATAGTCGCTGGTATGCCCTGCCTGAAGAATCACCGCTGTTGGGAATGTCGATCGAAGAAACGGATATTCGCCGCTTAACAGGTGTCACAGTGATGGCGATTCGACGAGCAGGCGGAACTGAGATTGATTATCCCGATATGCAGACCACTTTAGAACAGGGCGATCGCTTACTGATTGTCGGTGAAACAGATGAAGTTGCTGCGTTTAATCAATTGGCAAAAGGAGAGGCTGCGGTTCCATCTACAAAATCTTGTTGTCAGTGGCTGCAAGTTCCGTCAGCCAGTTCGTTAGTGGGTAAGACCTTATCAGAGTTAGATTTACAACAGCGGTACAAGATTTCAATCCAAACGATTCGGCGGGATAGTAAGCTGATTCGATTCCCAGAAGACGATTTAGAGATTCAGGCGGGCGATCGATTACTGCTATGCGGTGGATTCCATGCGCTGATTTTGGCTCAAGCTTCGATCATGCCTTCTGAAGCTTTAATCAGCATCAGTGGATCAGTATCGGATTCGGAAATGGGATGA
- a CDS encoding adaptive-response sensory kinase (similar to AA sequence:cyanobase_aa:LBDG_32730) — MTMQAHPNPTPETQVPLQILLFVDQRPASREQIRQIRDFLKDRSAECPFELEVIDVGEQPYLAEHYRLVATPTLIKLRPDPRQVLTGSDLIVQLKNWWSRWQRSVEDLITDAPAPIETNIASVGHSTELIKLSDEVFRLNRENEDLKAQLHFKDQIISMLAHDLRNPLTAASIAIETLEIAHKQSDGQPSRLTPEMTANLLKHGRTQIRTIDRMITDILQAARGTSAELHIHPEKLDLGALCQDVILTLGDRIQTKQQRLETDIPSDLPIVYADSERVRQVIVNILDNAIKYTPNGGTIQVSILHRTTQKVQVSVHDNGPGVPIENRDRIFEDHYRLQRDVAQEGYGIGLSLCQRIVRAHYGQIWVDSAANQGSSFHFTLPVFRS, encoded by the coding sequence ATGACGATGCAAGCACATCCCAATCCCACCCCCGAAACCCAAGTGCCACTTCAGATTTTGCTGTTCGTTGACCAGCGCCCTGCGTCGCGAGAGCAAATTCGTCAGATCCGCGACTTCCTGAAAGATCGAAGCGCCGAATGCCCCTTTGAACTCGAAGTGATCGACGTGGGCGAACAGCCCTATCTCGCTGAACACTACCGTCTGGTTGCCACTCCCACACTGATCAAACTTCGCCCCGATCCGCGTCAAGTTCTGACGGGAAGCGATCTGATTGTTCAACTGAAAAATTGGTGGTCTCGCTGGCAGCGATCGGTCGAAGATCTGATTACTGATGCGCCAGCACCAATCGAAACGAATATCGCCTCGGTTGGACACTCCACTGAATTAATCAAACTCAGCGACGAAGTTTTCCGACTCAATCGCGAAAACGAAGACCTCAAAGCGCAACTGCACTTTAAAGATCAGATTATTTCGATGCTGGCTCACGATTTGCGGAATCCTCTCACTGCTGCCTCGATCGCGATCGAAACTCTAGAAATTGCTCACAAACAGTCCGATGGTCAGCCGTCTCGCCTCACTCCGGAAATGACCGCGAACTTACTCAAACACGGTCGAACTCAGATTCGGACTATCGATCGCATGATTACGGATATTCTTCAAGCGGCGCGTGGAACCAGTGCTGAACTTCATATCCATCCCGAAAAATTAGATTTGGGTGCGCTGTGTCAAGACGTGATTCTAACTTTGGGCGATCGTATTCAGACGAAACAGCAGCGACTTGAGACGGACATTCCTTCAGATTTACCGATCGTCTACGCAGATTCAGAACGAGTCCGGCAAGTCATTGTCAATATTCTCGACAACGCAATCAAGTACACGCCAAATGGTGGAACGATTCAAGTCTCGATTCTGCATCGCACCACTCAGAAAGTTCAAGTGAGCGTTCACGATAATGGTCCGGGCGTTCCAATCGAGAACCGCGATCGTATTTTTGAGGATCATTACCGGTTGCAGCGCGATGTCGCTCAGGAAGGCTACGGAATCGGACTATCACTCTGTCAACGGATTGTAAGAGCGCATTACGGGCAAATTTGGGTCGATTCGGCTGCAAATCAGGGCAGTTCTTTTCATTTCACACTTCCAGTTTTTCGCTCTTAG
- a CDS encoding hypothetical protein (conserved hypothetical protein;~similar to AA sequence:cyanobase_aa:LBDG_32740), translated as MNYDPLEFKVATPEVGVYECEVHLKFRLIEEKGVLSNPEQLLELLLDAYSCGVDEFLEPVETTVKAEEISEFTASPQMRRQLIRLRNSKE; from the coding sequence ATGAATTACGATCCTTTAGAGTTCAAAGTTGCTACTCCTGAAGTTGGAGTTTATGAGTGTGAGGTTCACCTGAAATTCAGGCTGATCGAGGAAAAGGGTGTACTCAGCAATCCAGAACAACTGCTGGAATTGTTGCTTGATGCTTATTCCTGTGGTGTGGATGAATTTTTAGAACCTGTCGAAACAACCGTGAAAGCAGAAGAAATTTCTGAATTTACAGCTTCCCCCCAAATGCGTCGCCAATTAATTCGTCTTCGCAATTCAAAAGAATAA
- a CDS encoding peptidase U62 modulator of DNA gyrase (similar to AA sequence:cyanobase_aa:LBDG_32750), producing MNAAPFLQRVSIERTIRTAIVKHVMNSALSDAKNLISDLISQYRHRVDYLAIRLEAAEGTDILLRGHKIETLSEGISIGGQVRACYKGGWGFSSFNQLSSLKARVEDAIAAARLVGTDETVLAPVDPVQDERSLLLTGSDPRQIPLAQKKALCQHYGEILRTVDPRIATISVRYGDSAQRIILATSDGTMIEQSWVDLEMRFAATARDGETVQTGRETVGSRKAYEDLLGLDRQVQEAAQRAVNSLALPPVKGNAYTVVIDPILSGLFVHEAFGHLSEADMAYENPDILEVMSIGRRFGSPELQIYDGAAIEGHRGSYFYDDEGVPATTTQLIKDGVLVGRLHSRETAGKLEEAPTGNARCLNYHYPPIVRMTNTWIERGKTPVKDLFQDIKEGVYARNWIGGMTNGEMFTFTAGEAWMVRNGEVAEPVRDVTLSGNAFKTLADIEAIGDDFFWDESGGCGKGGQSGLAVGCGGPSLRIRDVVVGGEAIED from the coding sequence GTGAATGCGGCTCCTTTTTTGCAGAGGGTGTCGATCGAGCGCACAATAAGAACAGCGATCGTGAAACACGTTATGAATTCAGCATTATCTGACGCGAAGAACTTAATTTCTGATTTGATCAGCCAATATCGTCACCGAGTGGATTATTTGGCAATTCGTCTGGAGGCGGCAGAGGGAACTGATATTTTGCTTCGGGGTCACAAGATCGAAACGTTGAGCGAAGGGATTTCGATCGGGGGACAAGTCCGTGCCTGTTATAAAGGCGGTTGGGGCTTTTCTAGCTTTAACCAATTATCGAGTTTGAAAGCGCGAGTGGAAGATGCAATCGCGGCTGCAAGATTAGTCGGAACTGATGAGACGGTTTTGGCTCCAGTTGACCCCGTTCAAGATGAGCGATCGCTCTTACTCACCGGAAGCGATCCCCGTCAGATTCCTCTAGCCCAAAAGAAAGCTCTCTGCCAACATTATGGAGAAATTCTTCGCACCGTTGATCCTCGAATTGCCACAATTTCTGTTCGATATGGGGACAGTGCTCAACGAATTATTCTGGCAACCTCAGACGGCACGATGATTGAACAATCTTGGGTCGATCTGGAAATGCGATTTGCGGCGACAGCACGAGATGGTGAAACGGTTCAGACCGGACGAGAGACCGTTGGATCGCGGAAGGCTTATGAAGATTTGCTGGGACTCGATCGACAAGTGCAAGAAGCTGCACAACGGGCAGTGAATTCCCTTGCACTTCCACCGGTAAAGGGAAATGCTTACACCGTTGTGATCGATCCAATTTTGTCAGGATTATTCGTACATGAGGCATTCGGGCATTTATCCGAAGCAGATATGGCGTATGAAAATCCCGATATTTTGGAAGTCATGAGCATTGGACGACGGTTTGGATCACCGGAATTGCAGATTTATGATGGAGCCGCGATCGAGGGTCATCGAGGCAGCTATTTCTACGATGATGAAGGCGTTCCAGCAACGACGACTCAACTCATCAAAGATGGTGTTCTCGTCGGTCGGCTGCATTCTCGTGAAACCGCAGGCAAATTAGAAGAAGCACCAACCGGAAATGCTCGCTGTTTGAACTATCACTATCCCCCGATCGTCCGCATGACAAACACTTGGATCGAGCGCGGTAAAACGCCTGTAAAAGATCTGTTCCAAGATATCAAAGAAGGAGTATATGCCCGGAATTGGATTGGCGGAATGACAAATGGCGAAATGTTTACGTTTACCGCTGGCGAGGCTTGGATGGTCCGAAATGGAGAGGTTGCCGAGCCTGTAAGGGATGTGACCTTATCAGGAAATGCGTTCAAGACCTTAGCGGATATTGAAGCGATCGGGGATGATTTCTTCTGGGATGAATCTGGCGGCTGTGGTAAAGGGGGACAGAGCGGCTTAGCTGTCGGCTGTGGGGGTCCAAGTTTGCGAATTCGCGATGTCGTCGTTGGTGGAGAAGCGATCGAGGATTAA
- a CDS encoding UspA protein domain-containing protein (similar to AA sequence:cyanobase_aa:LBDG_44770) produces the protein MIEKILLADSGAGRSEDMLNALMAIPSVQRSMVTVLHVVSPQTSSDAMAEKWEEGGKLLAKAAQALKAEPSHVSAMLRQGDPKTEVLKAADEINADLIIMGSRGLKRLVSILENSVSQYVFQLSSRPMLLVKDDIFVRAINRVTVAIDKSEASKQCLKLALFLLRDIKGGQLILVNVDADPKANEKTGAEAEKVPVFADAIAQAKQYGINYRAIVTTGKAGEAICRVADETKTDLLMLGSPDRRPSIAKGLPDLDRLLGTSLSDYVRVYANCPVLLTRTVG, from the coding sequence ATGATAGAAAAAATTTTATTAGCCGATTCTGGAGCGGGGCGTTCGGAGGATATGCTGAACGCGCTCATGGCGATTCCGTCCGTTCAGCGATCGATGGTGACAGTTCTCCATGTGGTTTCCCCACAAACCAGTTCAGATGCAATGGCGGAAAAGTGGGAAGAAGGTGGAAAACTCCTGGCAAAAGCGGCTCAGGCTCTTAAAGCTGAACCTAGTCACGTTTCGGCAATGCTGCGTCAAGGTGATCCCAAAACCGAAGTGCTGAAAGCAGCGGATGAGATTAATGCGGATTTGATCATTATGGGATCGCGTGGGCTGAAGCGATTGGTCTCGATTCTGGAAAATTCGGTGAGTCAGTATGTGTTTCAGCTTTCATCGCGTCCAATGTTACTGGTGAAAGATGATATTTTTGTGCGGGCGATCAATCGGGTGACGGTCGCGATCGACAAGTCCGAAGCTTCCAAACAATGCCTCAAGCTAGCGCTCTTTTTGCTGAGAGATATCAAAGGCGGACAATTAATTCTCGTCAATGTAGATGCTGATCCGAAAGCGAATGAGAAAACAGGAGCGGAAGCTGAAAAAGTTCCAGTGTTTGCGGACGCGATCGCACAAGCAAAACAGTATGGAATCAATTACCGAGCGATCGTGACAACCGGAAAAGCAGGTGAGGCAATTTGTCGGGTTGCAGATGAGACGAAGACCGATCTCTTGATGTTGGGATCACCCGATCGACGACCTTCGATCGCGAAAGGATTACCGGATCTCGATCGATTGTTGGGAACATCGTTATCGGATTATGTGCGGGTGTATGCAAATTGCCCGGTGTTGTTAACGCGGACGGTAGGATAG
- a CDS encoding hypothetical protein (conserved hypothetical protein;~similar to AA sequence:cyanobase_aa:LBDG_44760) — translation MSQSPQLPTSNLVPSTIALDWFDYPITVYAHHTDFGGIVWHGAYIAWLEEARIEFLKSRGIDFAELVEMGCNLPVIDLSIRYHQPLRMGMKAIVRTRLMSIEGVKLPVEYEIRSLDHSVLYVSGRVVLVPVDMVKGKILRRLPSTVESALAIVR, via the coding sequence GTGTCTCAGTCTCCTCAGTTACCGACCTCTAACCTTGTTCCATCAACGATCGCGCTCGATTGGTTTGACTATCCGATCACGGTCTACGCGCACCATACGGATTTTGGAGGCATTGTATGGCATGGAGCCTATATTGCTTGGCTCGAAGAAGCCCGAATCGAGTTTCTAAAGTCACGTGGGATTGATTTCGCAGAATTAGTCGAGATGGGCTGTAATTTGCCTGTGATTGATTTGTCAATTCGCTATCATCAACCGTTACGCATGGGCATGAAAGCGATCGTTAGAACACGCTTAATGTCGATCGAAGGTGTCAAACTCCCAGTCGAGTATGAGATTCGCTCTCTCGATCATTCTGTTTTGTATGTAAGCGGTCGCGTCGTTCTAGTTCCAGTTGATATGGTGAAGGGAAAAATTTTGCGACGATTGCCTTCGACGGTTGAGAGTGCTTTAGCAATCGTGCGTTAA
- a CDS encoding hypothetical protein (conserved hypothetical protein;~similar to AA sequence:cyanobase_aa:AM1_0928) produces MRGVLFTQFYASWRSNLLRWKQYSNRNFSMTRAVIKFSSEDCGICHKMSFYDQKVIEELGLQFVDVKMQDTATYRKYRKILLTQYPDKADMGWPTYIICDSPEEDFKILGEVKGGHPKGEFRSRLQAVLAESN; encoded by the coding sequence ATGAGGGGAGTGCTCTTCACACAGTTTTACGCAAGTTGGCGATCGAATCTTTTACGCTGGAAACAGTATTCAAATCGAAATTTCAGTATGACTCGTGCCGTAATCAAGTTTTCGTCTGAAGATTGTGGAATTTGCCATAAGATGTCGTTCTACGATCAGAAAGTGATTGAAGAATTGGGCTTGCAGTTCGTGGATGTGAAAATGCAAGACACCGCTACTTATCGCAAGTACCGCAAGATTCTGTTAACGCAATATCCCGATAAGGCTGATATGGGATGGCCCACCTATATCATTTGCGATTCACCCGAAGAGGATTTCAAAATTTTGGGTGAAGTGAAAGGCGGACATCCAAAAGGGGAATTCCGCAGTCGATTGCAGGCTGTACTGGCAGAATCGAATTGA
- a CDS encoding hypothetical protein (hypothetical protein Cyan7822_1754;~similar to AA sequence:cyanobase_aa:LBDG_36090): MSSLLRRLPPLGALCLGGGIVITIIGFTAYVLNYAALNMIGFFYGIPLILGGIALRITELRPVPLTIPTTSEVEALKASQATDTQKQIYDDLTRYRYGQEAHLDSALKFLGLAPTDDDRPTVVGIREENIDGAYAMILEFDSPFMSLETWQSKIEKMTTFFGPGVRVDVKQPAEETIDLFIIATPAVSATV; the protein is encoded by the coding sequence ATGTCATCGCTCCTTCGTCGTTTGCCTCCTTTGGGTGCGTTGTGCCTGGGTGGAGGAATCGTAATCACCATCATTGGATTTACCGCCTACGTGCTTAATTATGCGGCGCTCAACATGATCGGTTTCTTCTATGGAATTCCGCTCATCTTGGGGGGTATTGCGCTCAGAATCACCGAACTCCGTCCCGTGCCGCTCACGATCCCAACGACTTCTGAAGTGGAAGCACTAAAAGCCTCGCAGGCAACCGATACACAGAAACAGATTTATGATGATCTGACGCGGTATCGCTACGGGCAGGAAGCACATCTAGATAGTGCCTTAAAGTTTTTAGGACTGGCTCCAACGGATGACGATCGACCTACCGTAGTTGGCATTCGTGAAGAGAATATCGATGGAGCTTACGCGATGATTCTCGAATTCGATTCGCCCTTTATGTCGCTTGAAACCTGGCAAAGCAAGATCGAGAAAATGACAACTTTCTTTGGTCCTGGAGTGCGTGTAGACGTGAAGCAACCTGCGGAAGAAACGATCGATTTATTCATCATTGCTACGCCCGCAGTCAGCGCAACCGTTTAA
- a CDS encoding hypothetical protein (hypothetical protein S7335_3085;~similar to AA sequence:cyanobase_aa:LBDG_02170), with product MSSAGLNQWVVSGNLAADATVKTVTLKDGREAKVANATLYVQKPRNREESFTVSLNIWEKSSAWRVLPYLKKGSLIICTGDVEPSPFISSNGNVPRAGLKMTVLDVHLDRVKEDELENSEEQVAVPV from the coding sequence ATGTCAAGCGCTGGTCTCAATCAATGGGTTGTCAGTGGCAATCTAGCAGCAGACGCGACTGTGAAAACGGTAACGCTTAAAGATGGTAGAGAAGCTAAGGTTGCAAATGCAACTCTTTATGTCCAGAAGCCTCGCAATCGGGAAGAATCTTTTACAGTGTCTCTGAACATTTGGGAAAAGTCATCGGCTTGGCGAGTGTTGCCTTATTTGAAAAAGGGGTCGTTGATTATCTGTACGGGTGATGTTGAACCAAGTCCCTTTATTTCAAGCAATGGCAACGTGCCAAGAGCAGGATTGAAAATGACTGTTCTTGATGTGCATCTCGATCGCGTAAAAGAGGATGAACTAGAGAACTCCGAAGAGCAAGTTGCAGTTCCGGTTTAA
- a CDS encoding hypothetical protein (hypothetical protein RCFBP_mp10641;~similar to AA sequence:cyanobase_aa:LBDG_30150) has protein sequence MSSQLLEATKEKLLFEPWVGKNYGERSRFGISILIVGESNYTDDPEREKPHSTFTHRLIKDAIAGCQKHRFFRYIRRTFIDDISPKEFWHSVAYYEYIQDWLHCPGGRPDEEMWQKAKPLFQDVVNELKPECILFVSKGVYDRASQEFSSSTPLTIHDEIALRIYKPSHPTVQIHQALASWIYHPSSRYGGFRRPKPVNNALVQAAGGVMK, from the coding sequence ATGAGCAGTCAGCTACTTGAAGCTACTAAGGAAAAACTTCTGTTCGAGCCTTGGGTGGGTAAAAACTATGGTGAGCGGAGTCGGTTTGGAATCTCGATATTGATTGTTGGCGAATCGAACTATACGGATGATCCTGAAAGAGAGAAGCCCCACAGCACTTTTACTCATCGATTGATTAAAGATGCGATCGCTGGCTGCCAGAAACATCGTTTCTTCAGATACATCCGCCGCACCTTCATTGACGACATCTCACCAAAAGAATTCTGGCACTCCGTTGCCTACTATGAGTACATCCAAGACTGGCTCCATTGTCCTGGTGGTCGTCCCGACGAAGAAATGTGGCAAAAAGCGAAGCCGCTTTTCCAAGATGTCGTGAATGAGTTGAAGCCTGAGTGCATCTTGTTTGTGAGCAAAGGAGTCTACGATCGAGCATCACAAGAGTTCTCAAGTTCTACGCCATTAACAATCCATGATGAAATCGCTCTAAGAATTTACAAACCTTCTCATCCCACTGTTCAGATTCATCAAGCATTAGCATCTTGGATTTACCATCCGTCTTCCCGTTACGGTGGTTTTAGAAGACCAAAACCGGTCAATAATGCTCTTGTTCAAGCTGCTGGTGGTGTGATGAAGTAG